In Bacteroidota bacterium, the sequence ACGAGCATGGCCCAGAACGCGACTTCGGGTGGAGGACCAAATGGGCCGAATGATCCTCCATCGAACCCCCTGCCTCCGGATATTCAGAACCTCGATGTAGAAGACTACAGCAGCGTATACCGTGACTTATGGCTCACGTTCGAGGTGATCGCGCCAGGAGACCAGGCATACGTTCGTCTATCGAATGGGGATTGGGAATGGAGCCAAGAACTGACCGATGCTGTGTCTGATGATTCAGGTAGTAATCGCGATTCGTACGTTGAGGTAGGGGCGCTGGCGGCCGGCACCTACCTACTCCAAGTGTACGTGGAGAATCCTCAAGGGTCTATTGTCGTGGAAGATGAGTTTGAGGTCACCCTCGATGACGAGCGTGTTCACCACAACTACGTGCGCTCATCCACACCGCGTACCCGTGTCTGGACTGGAGGGCTCGACACGCTTGTAATTGCGGAGGGGCATAAGAGCGAATCCATCGCGTTCTCGGATCAAATGGGGCGTGCTTCTCAAGCTGTCCAGATCCAAGCCTCGCCGGACGTGGGAACCGGACCGCGTGACATCGTATCGGTTTCAGAGTACGATAATCTCGGGCGGCAGACGAAGACGAGGCTCCCGTACGTCTCAGAAGGATCGATCCCCGGTGCCTACAACCTGAACTCGCTTGATGTACAAGAGGCTTACTACGAGGCCCCGCCGACAGGTGTGGAGGCGATCGAATACCCCTACAGCCAAGTTGAATTCAAAGATTCGCCCTTGCAGGTGGCCGAACGAGCGATCAGCGCCGGAGACGACGAAAACCGCGGCAGCGTGTTTGCCACCCATCGGTTTAACGACGCAAACGATAAGGTCTGGCGCTGGACCACAAACTATCTGACCGGGTCCAATGACGACCCCGAAGATGTTGGGATCTGGTGGGGGGGCAGCGGAGGTGACACGGGCACGGCCCTACACGCCGCAAACACACTCTATGTCACCTGCACCACCGACGAGAATGGGCGCATCGCGGAGGAGTTCAAGAACGCGGCGGGTCAAGCACTCCTGAAACGAGTCTTCCTCGGTACCGACGCTCAGGGCAATCCAACCAATACGGATCCAGTCGATACGTACTACATCTACGACGACCAGGGACGTCTCCGCCTCATTCTTCCGCCGGAGGGGGTGAAGTACCTTGAAGCTTCCAACGGTAATCCGGACACGAGTACCGGAATCTGGGAAGCGCAGCACTACACGACGCGCTACTGGTACGACTACGCAGGCCGGGAGATCATGAAGAAGATCCCGGAAGAGCATGCCGTAACGACGGTCTACGACCGCCTGGGTCGCGTGGTGGCCCGGCAAGATGGGCCGCTCCGGCGAGAGAATTCGTGGCTCTTCACGAAGTATGACGCCCAGGGCCGCGAGATCATGACGGGCATCTATCGCAATGATGCCCTTGTTCCCGGCGCGAGCGAGTGGGACATGGACCCCCGAATCTTCCAGCGGCTCATGCAGGACTTCGTGCTGAACGAGCAGAAGTTCGAACGCTTCGCGGACTATGAAACCTTCAAGGACCGCTCGGGCGAGGCCAATCCTCCGCCGTTCTCGTACACGAATGAGGCCTTCCCGCGTCTAACGTTTGACCATGAACCAGATGTTGATAACCCGAACCACGAGCTACTGACGATCACCTACTACGACGACTACGACTTCCCTCACGCTCCGCAGGAACAGCGAAACGGTCACCAATGGCACCGCGTGGAGGCGTTCTTCGAGGACGACCAGGGTAACCTCACAGAGTCGGCCTACTGGGACACCGAAGTGAAAGGGCAGGTCCTCCGCCCAGACCGCCTCTGGAGACGCACGCTGGGCATGACGACGCGGACAGAGGTACGCGTCCTGAAGGCGGCGCGGTCCTATATCCCGTCGCCTGACTTTGCGACGGTGCTCATGCAGGACCGCCAACTTTCGTTCATCACAGACATCAAGGTCTGGACGGAAGGCCTCGAGACGGCCGCCTGGAACGGTGGCTCGGCGGGCGTGACAACGGCGGAAGTAGAGTATTGGCAAGACGAGATGGATGCCAACGTGGACGTGACGCAACTCGATAATCTGGAGGAGGACTCGTTTAACACGCTGCAAACGTGGCTCGACCAGCTCTACAATGTCTCGGTGAGCAACAGCGGGACGGCGTACCTCGACGGGCCGACGCTGCAGAATTACAACAACAGCCTCGACAACATGGAGGGCATTGTCCGGCAGGCGACGATGCAGCGCGAGGCCGACGACATCGGAGCGTTCGCCGACTCACTCTTAGCTGAGGACGTAGCATTCTTCGCTGAGATGGACGCGGACTCGCTGGACGCGGAGTTGCGCCAGACTGCCCCCGTGCAGAACGACCCAGAGGCGAGCGCCACGGGGACGATCCGTGATTGGATTACGACCACGCAGTACTACGACAAGTATGGTCGCCCCATCCAGACGATCCGCGACGGCCACCTCGACGGCATCCGGGACATTGCCTCGACGCGCTACACCTTCGATGGGCGGGTCTCAGACACGCATCACTACCAGGAATCCACGAGCCTCGACCCGCAGACGCCGACCGAGATTAGCTTCACGCAGGTGACGCTGCACGAGCGGTTCACCTACGATCACGCCGGGCGACCTCTGCGTCACTACCGCCGCGTGAACGACGAGCCGGAGGTGCTGGCGGCAGAGACGGTCTACAATGAACTAGGCCAGGTGATCGAGGAGCGGCTGCACTCCAACGACGGTGGGACGACGTTCGCGCAGACCATCGACTACACCTACCACCCGCGCGGCTGGGTGAAGTCGAAGTCCTCCGATCTGTTCGCGATGGAGTTCTACTACGAGGACGCGGCGAGCATCCCCGGAGGCACAGCGCTCTATGACGGCTCTATCGGCGCGCTCGACTGGACCTCGCCGGATGACCCAGATCTGACGAGCACCGTGCCTCAGCGGCGGCGCTCCTACGGGTACCAGTATGACAACCTCGGGCGACTCACCGAGGGGCGCTACCGACAGTATCTGATGACGGGTGCGCTTGATGGGGGGACGAACAACCTCTACACGACGGAAGGGATCACCTACGACCTGAATGGCAACCTGCTCACGCTTAAGCGCTATGGCAACGTGAACGGGCAGAAGCATCTGATCGACGACCTGACCTATCACTACGCCAACGCGCACACGTACACGTGGCAGATCGGCGACCAGCCTGCGGACCTGAACACGAACAACCGGCTCGTGGCTGTGGAGGATGCAGCCTCAGGTACGGCGGCCGATCACGGCTTTGAGAACACGGTGGCGTATTCAGGTGGGAGTACGGACCCGGACGTGGAGACGGCAGAGTACTGGTACAACCAGAACGGGGGTACGGTGCGTGACCGCAACAAGGGGCTCTGCTGGGGCGAATACGCGGTGAACAGCCTGCCGCGCTACATGGTGTTCACTGATCCCAACACGGGAGAGTGCGGCGGGCGTTCCGTCAACTGGACGTACGCGGCGACGGGGGAGCGGCTGCGCCGTGAGGTGATCTCGGGCGGGGCGTCGCAGGAGACGACGGACTACTTGGGGGCGCACGTCTACCGCAACGGCAAGCTCGACTTCGTCTCGACCGCCCAGGGGCGTATCGTGCCGTTCCGGTTCCGGGTGGTGAGCGACGACTGGATCATCGCACCGATCACGCCGGGCCTGCTGACGCCGATCAGCGGAGTGCAGCGGGTGTCCGAGCACGAGGCGGACACGGTGGCGGTGCTAAAGAAGGAGTTGACACCGGTGCCGAAGAACAAGTTCATCCGGCAGTGGTCGCACGAGTACGTGTTGCGGGACCACCTGGGCGGGATGCGGGTGCGGTTCCGTGCGGGGAGCCAGACGGCAAGCCCAACGGCTGTGGTGTACCAGTACGCGAGCTACTACCCGTATGGTATGGAGCACGGAGGGCAGAGCTACAGCCGGGGGGACCGGGACGACGAGCTGTTCCACGGGAAGCGGCTGGACGAGGGGCACGGGCTGGACTGGCACCACTACGGGTGGCGGTACTACGACGCGGAGATCGGGCGGTGGACGATGGTGGACCCAGCGGATGAATATCAAACGGCATATGCCTACGTAGGGGCCGATCCAGTCAATTATCTTGACCCCGATGGAGCCCAGTCAGCGTGGGCTCAATATAGTCGATCCAGATCTAGCTCATTCTTTAGTTTGAGGTGGGCATTTGGGTGGATGGAGGAACGGTATAATCAGTATGCTGAAAAGATAGGCATCCCGCAAGTCGTAACTAGTTCTCCAGAAGTGCATAAGGGCGTTGCTGG encodes:
- a CDS encoding DUF6443 domain-containing protein, encoding MAQNATSGGGPNGPNDPPSNPLPPDIQNLDVEDYSSVYRDLWLTFEVIAPGDQAYVRLSNGDWEWSQELTDAVSDDSGSNRDSYVEVGALAAGTYLLQVYVENPQGSIVVEDEFEVTLDDERVHHNYVRSSTPRTRVWTGGLDTLVIAEGHKSESIAFSDQMGRASQAVQIQASPDVGTGPRDIVSVSEYDNLGRQTKTRLPYVSEGSIPGAYNLNSLDVQEAYYEAPPTGVEAIEYPYSQVEFKDSPLQVAERAISAGDDENRGSVFATHRFNDANDKVWRWTTNYLTGSNDDPEDVGIWWGGSGGDTGTALHAANTLYVTCTTDENGRIAEEFKNAAGQALLKRVFLGTDAQGNPTNTDPVDTYYIYDDQGRLRLILPPEGVKYLEASNGNPDTSTGIWEAQHYTTRYWYDYAGREIMKKIPEEHAVTTVYDRLGRVVARQDGPLRRENSWLFTKYDAQGREIMTGIYRNDALVPGASEWDMDPRIFQRLMQDFVLNEQKFERFADYETFKDRSGEANPPPFSYTNEAFPRLTFDHEPDVDNPNHELLTITYYDDYDFPHAPQEQRNGHQWHRVEAFFEDDQGNLTESAYWDTEVKGQVLRPDRLWRRTLGMTTRTEVRVLKAARSYIPSPDFATVLMQDRQLSFITDIKVWTEGLETAAWNGGSAGVTTAEVEYWQDEMDANVDVTQLDNLEEDSFNTLQTWLDQLYNVSVSNSGTAYLDGPTLQNYNNSLDNMEGIVRQATMQREADDIGAFADSLLAEDVAFFAEMDADSLDAELRQTAPVQNDPEASATGTIRDWITTTQYYDKYGRPIQTIRDGHLDGIRDIASTRYTFDGRVSDTHHYQESTSLDPQTPTEISFTQVTLHERFTYDHAGRPLRHYRRVNDEPEVLAAETVYNELGQVIEERLHSNDGGTTFAQTIDYTYHPRGWVKSKSSDLFAMEFYYEDAASIPGGTALYDGSIGALDWTSPDDPDLTSTVPQRRRSYGYQYDNLGRLTEGRYRQYLMTGALDGGTNNLYTTEGITYDLNGNLLTLKRYGNVNGQKHLIDDLTYHYANAHTYTWQIGDQPADLNTNNRLVAVEDAASGTAADHGFENTVAYSGGSTDPDVETAEYWYNQNGGTVRDRNKGLCWGEYAVNSLPRYMVFTDPNTGECGGRSVNWTYAATGERLRREVISGGASQETTDYLGAHVYRNGKLDFVSTAQGRIVPFRFRVVSDDWIIAPITPGLLTPISGVQRVSEHEADTVAVLKKELTPVPKNKFIRQWSHEYVLRDHLGGMRVRFRAGSQTASPTAVVYQYASYYPYGMEHGGQSYSRGDRDDELFHGKRLDEGHGLDWHHYGWRYYDAEIGRWTMVDPADEYQTAYAYVGADPVNYLDPDGAQSAWAQYSRSRSSSFFSLRWAFGWMEERYNQYAEKIGIPQVVTSSPEVHKGVAGVRVLASRVGVAGAGVAFVGAAFATGCGGGAGCLAFFGTITTGGANVALGASAVDAGGAIIQARRGETSRWDPVISITVGLVFSHYSGRALRGFAVAPIREFSDLSRPLPMYDDLILPFSSSMEDVLGGYATAANSVLNRFAKNIAWSMVEEHGGESVSSEPLSSCVGLTC